In Capsicum annuum cultivar UCD-10X-F1 chromosome 11, UCD10Xv1.1, whole genome shotgun sequence, one genomic interval encodes:
- the LOC107846558 gene encoding glutathione S-transferase U13-like, producing the protein MIVPPPAQYYQMVVGPSIHLPSSIPSCSSHAALRSDSAGSIGFRLDDGVRKKGLICITRHFNSYWTSWQKVPEPDRDRMFEEFKDEYTRLVAKNRSSQPPESQGDPIPKCSPSDAYCSSSVDRETIERLQNMISQLTKELAEQREWFPSLGGIVAAQGEDAKKAATELLVEGLVLLEDIFKNCSKGKTFFGGDTIGYLDIALGCFLGWLRVTEKMNNVTLLDESKTPCLYKWAEDFCADSAVKDVMPETDKLADAAKVIMAKMRAQGSRCVSW; encoded by the exons ATGATCGTGCCACCACCAGCACAATACTATCAGATGGTCGTTGGCCCCTCCATACATCTACCATCATCAATACCCTCCTGCAGTAGTCACGCAGCTTTGCGCAGTGATTcagctggatctattgg gtttaggctgGATGATGGAGTTAGAAAAAAAGGGCTAATATGCATTACTCGGCACTTCAACAgctactggaccagctggcaaaAAGTTCCAGAACCTGACagggatagaatgtttgaagaatttaag GACGAATATACGCGTCTTGTTGCTAAGAatcgtagtagtcagcctcctgaaagtcagggtgacccaatacccaa gtgttcACCCAGCGATGCATACTgtagctcttcagttgatagagaaaccattgaaagactacaaaatatGATTTCTCAACTCACTAAAGAacttgctgaacagagagag TGGTTTCCATCACTTGGTGGCATAGTAGCAGCACAAGGAGAGGACGCCAAAAAGGCAGCAACGGAGTTGCTGGTTGAAGGTCTGGTGCTGTTGGAAGATATCTTCAAGAATTGCAGCAAAGGCAAGACGTTCTTTGGTGGTGACACAATTGGGTACTTGGACATTGCACTTGGCTGTTTCTTGGGTTGGCTGAGGGTGACTGAGAAGATGAACAACGTAACGCTGCTTGATGAATCCAAGACTCCATGTCTGTACAAATGGGCTGAAGATTTTTGTGCTGATAGTGCTGTCAAAGATGTCATGCCTGAAACTGATAAGCTTGCCGATGCTGCGAAGGTCATTATGGCTAAAATGAGAGCCCAAGGATCAAGATGTGTGTCTTGGTAG